From Scatophagus argus isolate fScaArg1 chromosome 2, fScaArg1.pri, whole genome shotgun sequence, a single genomic window includes:
- the LOC124066253 gene encoding rho GDP-dissociation inhibitor 1-like, whose amino-acid sequence MAEDEVTPEQLAAIAAENEEPEPVNYKPPAQKTVKEIHDLDKDDESLRKYKEALLGPGVSEADPSVPNVQVTKMTLICEGAPNPLVLDLQGDLEAFKKQAFVLKEGVEYKIKISFKVNREIVSGLKYVQQTYRKGMRIDKTDYMVGSYGPRPAEYDFLTTLEEAPKGLVARGNYVIKSKFTDDDKHDHLSWEWNLNIKKDWKD is encoded by the exons ATGGCTGAGGATGAGGTGACTCCAGAGCAGCTAGCAGCCATCGCCGCTGAAAATGAGGAGCCAGAGCCGGTGAACTACAAGCCACCAGCCCAAAAGACGGTGAAGGAGATCCATGACCTGGATAAGGATGATGAGAGTCTACGGAAATATAAGGAAGCCCTGCTTGGCCCTGGGGTCTCTGAGGCCG ATCCCTCTGTTCCCAATGTCCAAGTGACCAAGATGACTCTGATCTGTGAGGGTGCCCCAAACCCCCTGGTCCTGGACTTGCAAG GAGACCTGGAAGCCTTTAAGAAGCAGGCCTTTGTTCTGAAGGAGGGGGTtgaatacaaaataaagatCAGCTTTAAG GTGAACAGGGAGATAGTTTCTGGCCTGAAGTATGTGCAGCAGACGTACAGGAAAGGAATGAGGA TTGATAAGACAGACTACATGGTGGGCAGCTACGGGCCTCGTCCAGCTGAATATGACTTCCTGACCACTTTGGAGGAGGCTCCTAAAGGTCTTGTGGCCCGGGGCAACTACGTAATCAAATCCAAGTTTACTGACGACGACAAGCACGACCACCTGTCTTGGGAGTGGAACCTCAACATCAAGAAGGACTGGAAAGACTAA
- the LOC124066239 gene encoding THO complex subunit 4-like isoform X2 yields MVDKMNMSLDDIIKLNKKGSSGRGEGSSRPGGISGRAGGSSRPARNRQNNFNRERNNRPTPYTRPRELPDKWQHDMFEEHTGGHRGQSAGAETSSSPLGKLLVSNLDFGVSDSDIKELFAEFGTIKKASIHYDRSGRSKGTADIHFENKADALKAMKHYNGVPLDGRPMKIQEVTSEVDAQNRQSTQRGFDRSRLGQPKFERSERTGRTQGGTSRSFRGRGRESRPQLSAEELDAQLDAYNAKMDTS; encoded by the exons ATGGTCGATAAGATGAATATGTCTCTGGACGACATCATCAAGCTCAATAAGAAGGGAAGCAGCGGCCGCGGTGAGGGATCGTCGAGGCCGGGTGGAATTTCAGGTCGGGCCGGTGGATCGTCGAGGCCGGCGCGGAATCGACAGAATAACTTCAACCGTGAGAGAAACAACAGACCCACACCATACACCAGG CCCAGGGAGTTACCGGACAAATGGCAGCATGACATGTTTGAGGAGCACACtggtggacacagaggacagagtgCAGGAGCAGAAACCAGCAGCTCGCCACTGGGAAAGCTGCTGGTTTCTAATCTGGACTTTGGTGTCTCTGACTCTGATATCAAG GAGTTGTTTGCAGAGTTTGGAACAATAAAGAAAGCTTCTATACACTACGACCGGTCTGGTCGCAGTAAAGGAACTGCTGATATCCACTTTGAAAATAAGGCAGATGCACTCAAAGCCATGAAGCACTATAATGGTGTTCCACTTGATG GCCGCCCCATGAAAATCCAAGAAGTGACCTCAGAGGTTGATGCACAGAATAGACAATCTACACAAAG AGGCTTTGACCGGAGCAGGCTTGGACAGCCAAAGTTTGAAAGGAGTGAAAGGACTGGCAGGACACAAGGTGGTACCAGTAGAAGCTTCAGAGGCCGGGGAAGAGAAAGTAGACCCCAGCTTTCTGCTGAGGAGCTGGATGCCCAGTTGGATGCTTACAATGCCAAG ATGGACACCAGTTAA
- the LOC124066239 gene encoding THO complex subunit 4-like isoform X1 yields the protein MVDKMNMSLDDIIKLNKKGSSGRGEGSSRPGGISGRAGGSSRPARNRQNNFNRERNNRPTPYTRPRELPDKWQHDMFEEHTGGHRGQSAGAETSSSPLGKLLVSNLDFGVSDSDIKELFAEFGTIKKASIHYDRSGRSKGTADIHFENKADALKAMKHYNGVPLDGRPMKIQEVTSEVDAQNRQSTQRGFDRSRLGQPKFERSERTGRTQGGTSRSFRGRGRESRPQLSAEELDAQLDAYNAKFQMDTS from the exons ATGGTCGATAAGATGAATATGTCTCTGGACGACATCATCAAGCTCAATAAGAAGGGAAGCAGCGGCCGCGGTGAGGGATCGTCGAGGCCGGGTGGAATTTCAGGTCGGGCCGGTGGATCGTCGAGGCCGGCGCGGAATCGACAGAATAACTTCAACCGTGAGAGAAACAACAGACCCACACCATACACCAGG CCCAGGGAGTTACCGGACAAATGGCAGCATGACATGTTTGAGGAGCACACtggtggacacagaggacagagtgCAGGAGCAGAAACCAGCAGCTCGCCACTGGGAAAGCTGCTGGTTTCTAATCTGGACTTTGGTGTCTCTGACTCTGATATCAAG GAGTTGTTTGCAGAGTTTGGAACAATAAAGAAAGCTTCTATACACTACGACCGGTCTGGTCGCAGTAAAGGAACTGCTGATATCCACTTTGAAAATAAGGCAGATGCACTCAAAGCCATGAAGCACTATAATGGTGTTCCACTTGATG GCCGCCCCATGAAAATCCAAGAAGTGACCTCAGAGGTTGATGCACAGAATAGACAATCTACACAAAG AGGCTTTGACCGGAGCAGGCTTGGACAGCCAAAGTTTGAAAGGAGTGAAAGGACTGGCAGGACACAAGGTGGTACCAGTAGAAGCTTCAGAGGCCGGGGAAGAGAAAGTAGACCCCAGCTTTCTGCTGAGGAGCTGGATGCCCAGTTGGATGCTTACAATGCCAAG TTTCAGATGGACACCAGTTAA
- the anapc11 gene encoding anaphase-promoting complex subunit 11 has product MKVKIRQWNGVASWLWVANDENCGICRMPFNGCCPDCKVPGDDCPLVWGQCSHCFHMHCILKWLNSQQVQQQCPMCRQEWKFKE; this is encoded by the exons ATGAAGGTAAAGATCCGACAGTGGAACGGAGTGGCCTCTTGGTTGTGGGTGGCCAATGATGAAAACTGTGGGATCTGCAGGATGCCCTTCAATGGTTGCTGCCCAGACT GTAAAGTGCCTGGGGATGACTGCCCGCTGGTCTGGGGTCAGTGCTCCCACTGTTTCCACATGCACTGCATCTTGAAATGGCTGAATTCGCAGCAGGTCCAGCAGCAGTGCCCCATGTGCAGACAGGAGTGGAAGTTCAAAGAATGA
- the ppp1r27b gene encoding protein phosphatase 1 regulatory subunit 27b, protein MKYYQCPVSQTIGIKVYSQDCGVPVSCKSSASLKPIRSVHFPNDIVFQDYVRHGELERIGCFIRARRVNLDTIYHSGMAAIHEAVLSGNLECVKLLVHYGADIHQRDEEGWTPLHMACSDSFPHIARYLLSLGADPELENDCGEKPADLIDPDNKELLELFGLAVNG, encoded by the exons ATGAAGTACTATCAGTGTCCCGTGTCCCAGACCATAGGAATCAAGGTTTACTCCCAGGACTGTGGAGTCCCAGTCAGCTGTAAAAGCTCTGCTTCTCTCAAGCCAATCCGCAGCGTGCACTTCCCCAATGACATCGTTTTCCAGGACTATGTTCGACATGGTGAACTGGAGAGAATCGGATGCTTCATCCGAGCCAGGAGAGTCAACCTGGATACCATCTACCACTCTG GCATGGCTGCCATCCACGAGGCCGTCCTGTCTGGAAACCTGGAGTGTGTGAAGTTGCTGGTCCACTATGGGGCAGATATCCACCAGAGGGACGAGGAGGGATGGACCCCACTGCACATGGCCTGCAGCGACAGCTTCCCACACATTGCACG GTATCTTCTCTCGCTGGGTGCTGACCCCGAGCTGGAGAACGACTGCGGAGAGAAGCCGGCTGACCTCATTGACCCAGACAAcaaggagctgctggagctctTTGGCTTGGCTGTCAATGGCTga
- the p4hb gene encoding protein disulfide-isomerase, with the protein MLKFLLLCTLAVASRAEIAEEEDVLVLKKSNFDEALAAHPNLLVEFYAPWCGHCKALAPEYAKAAGMLKAEGSEVRLGKVDATEETELAQEYGVRGYPTIKFFKGGEKESPKEYSAGRQADDIVNWLKKRTGPAVATLAGVTEAESLIADNEVAVIGFFKDVNSADAKAFEKAAEAIDDIPFAATSDDAVYSKFEVSKDSVVLFKKFDEGRNTFDGEVTKENLLAFVKANQLPLVIEFTEQTAPKIFGGDIKSHILMFLPKAASDFQDKMDQFKKAAAGFKGQILFIFIDSDVDDNQRILEFFGLKKEECPAIRLITLEDEMTKYKPESNAITAESITEFCKLFTEGKLKPHLMSQDIPEDWDQNPVKVLVGKNFEEVAFDSSKNVFVEFYAPWCGHCKQLAPIWEKLGEKYKDSADIIVAKMDSTANEIEAVKVHSFPTLKFFPAGDERKVIDYNGERTLEGFTKFLESGGKEGGAPAGDDEDDLDAEDLDDVDEGQEVDSDGEEDDGHDEL; encoded by the exons ATGTTGAAGTTTTTGCTCCTCTGTACACTGGCTGTGGCCAGCCGGGCTGAGATCGCTGAGGAAGAAGATGTCCTGGTGCTGAAGAAAAGTAACTTCGACGAGGCTCTCGCAGCTCACCCAAACCTCCTGGTTGAATTCT ATGCCCCATGGTGTGGTCACTGCAAGGCCCTCGCTCCAGAGTATGCCAAGGCTGCTGGCATGCTGAAGGCTGAGGGTTCAGAGGTCCGCCTTGGTAAGGTGGATGCCACAGAGGAGACTGAACTGGCCCAAGAGTATGGCGTCCGGGGATATCCCACCATCAAGTTCTTCAAGGGCGGAGAGAAGGAGTCTCCTAAAGAGTACTCTG CTGGCAGGCAAGCAGATGACATTGTCAACTGGCTAAAGAAGCGCACAGGCCCAGCCGTTGCCACCCTGGCTGGAGTCACTGAGGCAGAGTCTCTAATCGCGGACAATGAAGTGGCCGTCATTGGATTCTTTAAG gatGTTAACTCCGCTGATGCTAAGGCTTTCGAGAAAGCAGCTGAGGCCATAGATGACATTCCCTTTGCCGCCACCTCCGACGATGCTGTTTACTCCAAGTTTGAGGTGTCCAAGGACAGTGTTGTCCTCTTCAAAAAG TTTGATGAAGGGCGCAACACCTTTGATGGAGAGGTGACCAAAGAAAACCTCCTGGCTTTTGTCAAGGCCAACCAGCTGCCTCTGGTCATCGAGTTCACTGAGCAG acTGCACCTAAAATCTTTGGTGGAGACATCAAGTCTCACATCCTCATGTTTCTGCCCAAAGCTGCTTCAGACTTCCAGGACAAAATGGACCAGTTTAAGAAAGCTGCAGCAGGATTCAAGGGTCAG ATCCTGTTCATTTTCATCGACAGTGATGTGGACGACAACCAGCGCATCCTGGAGTTCTTCGGCCTGAAGAAAGAAGAGTGCCCTGCTATCCGCCTCATCACCCTGGAGGACGAGATGACCAAGTACAAGCCCGAGAGCAACGCCATCACAGCAGAGAGCATCACTGAATTCTgcaaactgtttactgagggCAAACTCAAG CCCCACCTCATGAGTCAGGACATCCCTGAAGACTGGGACCAAAACCCTGTCAAGGTTTTGGTTGGCAAGAACTTTGAGGAGGTGGCCTTCGATTCCTCTAAGAACGTCTTTGTGGAATTCT ATGCACCTTGGTGTGGACACTGCAAGCAGCTGGCACCCATTTGGGAGAAGCTGGGAGAGAAGTATAAGGACAGCGCTGACATCATCGTAGCAAAGATGGATTCCACAGCCAATGAGATTGAAGCAGTCAAAGTCCACAGCTTCCCCACTCTTAAATTCTTCCCTGCAGGAGATGAGCGCAAG GTAATTGATTACAACGGGGAGAGAACACTGGAAGGCTTCACCAAGTTCCTGGAGAGCGGTGGTAAAGAGGGCGGAGCCCCTGCAGGAGATGACGAGGACGATCTGGATGCAGAG GATTTGGATGATGTGGAtgaaggacaggaagtggactcCGATGGTGAGGAAGACGATGGACATGATGAGTTGTAA